In Zingiber officinale cultivar Zhangliang chromosome 1A, Zo_v1.1, whole genome shotgun sequence, the DNA window ctgggggcgagcgatttcgccttttgccacatggtggggtaaaccccaggtcgttagTTTCTGAAAATCGACCCCTGatcattacgccagagatgtcatgcgcccaccgtctgcgctataCCCTGGGGGCTTAAAAAGCTTATCAAAGTTTGGATGTATAATTGTTAGGTTCTCCATGGATATTCAAAAGATCTAAGATTTTAATCTAAGTTATAGTACATTGTAGGAGATTTTTTCTATCCTAGTGGCCCGTGAGAAATTTTCGTGAGACTGAACTGATCATCTTTAGATTAATCGGTTTGAAAAATTAGGTATAGATACCTAGATTAAAAACAAAAACTTatcaaagcaaaaaaaaaaaaaaaaaaaaaaaaaaactagaagatATAAAAAGTAATACACAACAACACAGATAAATAATCCAAAATCTATCCAAAAACTCACTTCACATTCAAGCATCGAGCTTGAAAAGCTGTTGGCTCAATCCTCCAAAGTCCAACTTGCCATTAACCCAGCAAGATATCAACTCTGagaaaaagattaatttcaagatttCCCCTGTTCAAATACACAAACAGCTTAGTAATCCATGATCACAATAGAGAAATCAGCAATATTCCCCAGCATtactaaagtttttttttctgtCTAAACCCAAAATATCTCAAATTTGCAGAATGAAAAATTTCTTAGTCGTCGattaaagttaagaaaaaaaaggagaagaaaTGACAAGAAAAGAAGGCAACACTGGTTTTAATATGGAAAACTCATGGGAGAACTCCTGAATTAAGGAGATGGAAAACGTGCAAGGAGATTCCATGCAAAGGAGGTTTAAGAAAAGTTTGTCCTGCTTTGCATGAAATCTGCAATGGTTCTTCCAAATTTGGTCGCGACAAGTATGATTCATAGTCTTCACCTGCCACTTGAGCTTCGCCCCTAATTTGgactttttttttgaatttacatGGAAGCAAACCTCCATTTTGGCGCAGGCAGATTTTGAATCCTTGCTAATTGAATCCATGTTGATACAATCACATCGCACTAATCTGAGTTATCCAATTGTCTTCCTTTCCATTCTCTTTCGGTCTTTCCCTTATCTTTCTCCCCTCATGTCGCGCGTGCTTTTCTGATGGTGGCAAAAGCCAAACTGGACAAGAACGGCATCTTAGGAATTGGTAACTAAGGAATGTAATGTAAGGTCTCGGGTCATTTTGTATTTTCTGCGTGCTTTGTCATGTCATGCATTTGCTCCATCTTTCATAACCTTATCAGAAATTAATAAAATGCATTTCCATGCCAAAAACTCAGTCATTTGCTCTTTTTTTCTACTTCCAGTAGATACCAAGAAGAATTATTTAGTTTGTATCTTGGTTTCTTATATATGCTACTGTTTCTTGTGGACCAGCTAGCTTAGTTGTGTAATATATAGAGCGTTCAAAGTGAATTTAATTTAAACTAGATGAATCCACCAGTCAGCAACTTAATTCGACGTACCTGAATTATTTAGAAACTATTTAAAATTTCACCAGTATGATAAAGAATTTCAGGTATATATCCTATTTTAACTAACTAGCTAGCTTATGGTTTCATTTCCTTTTCAGTTTAGTTTTATAACCAAAAGGAAGAGCAGATGAATGGTATGATAGTGCAGTTTATATATTCTGAAAAGATAACAACTTGCTAGATGACGAAGACCTGCAATTAATGTGGTTTGCAACTAGGAATTATTGCCTATTATTCCCCTGTCATTTTCATCTCAACGAAGAGGATGCCACATCACTGTATGTTAACATATATACTAATGAGATAAGATTAAAAAATTCAACACCAGGAAATTAACTTAGCACATaacatatgttttttttttcctttttcttttggcTCTTGCTCTTCTTTTCATGGTTACTGACTGTTGCTTTACATGACACATGGCTTCACGCATGGCCATCAGTCAAGTCAGAAAGATTGATCTTTTAGGCAGCTTTGTACGTACATCAAATAAGTTTATTCACGGCTTCTCCTCCAATGAAATGCTAACGAATAGGATTCCTGATGCCAACATATATTTTCTCCAGGGTTCAACATGTGGAACATGTATTGGGGCCATGAATTACGCCGATCGAGACCAGTTCATGTCTCTACAAAGTTGACAATATCTGAAGACAAACTATTCTTCACCCCCTGTATTAGGATGACACACCGAGTCTAGTATTTCTTGCAATATTTGGATGGGGTCATAAACAAAAAAGTGCAAAGAATGATCAAGATATATGATGATAGAATTTCTTGAAATGCCGGTGCAAGTAGGCAAATCTGAGATGAACACACATCCTCCTTACTTCAAGTCGTCGCCTCAACCCTTTGAATTCTGTTCTCAATACACAGTCATTTTTGCCACTTAAGTCACCGTTGCAGTCATCGCTGAATCACACAAAGGTGAACCTGCTGTATTTTAAGAAAATCGAAAGAAGAGTTGAACAATCTACCAAGGTAGTCATCGCCCAAGGGAGAAGAACTTGCAATTGCTCAATGACCTGCCGTTTGAAAACTAATTAATCATGGCAGTTTACAGAccttaatttattttctttcatctCTTAGACTTCGACACATGTTTCTATCTGAACTACGAACATAAAGCTGATAGAAAATTATAAGCCATTATTCAGAGAAATTAATGAACTTGGAATCCAGGTGGCATGCTCAAGCACCTCGAGGTCACCGTTGAGTTAAGATCAGGACGCATGTACGAAACATGAAAGCAACTGCGCTGTAAAGTGGAAATTAGACGAACAAAGAAAGGGTAGTGCATGAGAAGAATATCTGTTCTTGTACACTTTTGCTTTGCTTTCTCCATTGACAAGAGTTGAACAGTGAGAGAGGAAAGGAGGATATAATTGTTAGCGATACGGTGCCACAATatccatttttatattaaaactaGCTATACAAAGCTTATCATGGCCTTTGCCTACTTGTGCCACAACATGCTTCATTAGACAAATCACTTCTTTCTCAAAAGACTACTTGCATGCGCAAGCCATAGGGAGAGTTAGAAAGCAAGACATTCACGTCATGGCAACAAGATGGGAAACATTgtcttatattatatttatatttttattttttgtctgGCTTCTTAAATATAATGTCACCTCGGAAGAGCAAAGTTCCTCATGAACTTTCTTTTTTACTTCATTATAAAAGAAGCTTATCATGTATGCCTTATCCTCCTAATCATAGCTTCAAACTAAGGTTATTCTCATGATGCAATTCCATTTGTTTGATCAGTGAATACTTTGTTTTGTTATTGTATAAAGTGGATGCCATTAGGTATAAAGATATAGAAATAGTTAAAATGTTGTATTACTTTGAAAttatactaaaattaaaatagaGATAAATAAAATGAGTGATCCGATATAGTGGTTAGTCCGACTCATCAAGATAGATGAGTGGAACCGACCGTATGAGCTAGACTATATAGAAAGGATTAGGAGACGTTGAATGTGAGATAAGATAGACTAAATAGATCGAACTTGACATGCTAGAAACTATTGAAATTGTTTTAACATatacaaattaaatttttataaagcaTTTGTATGATTAAGAATgatgataaaattaataatacCCAGAATAATCAAACGGTAAGGAAATATATCTGTACAATCCATAAAAACTTAGTGTCAAGACGATATGTGgtcatttgaaaaatcctagaCAAAAAAGGATGTTGGCATAGAAATCGATAGCACAAGGCATTGGCGTCGAAATCGACAGAAAAGAACGTCAGCGCCGAACGACAGCATAGGACGTCAGCACTAAATTGATAGGAAAGAATGTCGGCACTGAAATCGACAGCACAGGGTGTCAATGTTGAAATCGATAGAAAAGAACGTTGGTATCAAAATCAACAACACAAGATGTCGATGCTGAAATTGACATAAAAAGATGTCGGCGCCGAAATCAATAGCACAGGGCGTTAGCGCTAAAATCGACAGAAAAACGCATTGGTGCCGAAATCGACAGCACAAGATATTGACGTCAAAATTTATAGAAAAGAGTGTCAACGTCGAAATCGGCAGCACATGATGTCGGCACCAAAATTGGTAGAAAAGGACAATGGCGCCGAAAtcgataattaaaattaaaacttagaaaTACAGAGTACTCTAAACTTCTctataaaagggaaaaaaaataaattattcaaaaattataatatatatagatatatatatacacacgggAATGGTCAATTTTTCAGCTCAAAAACATAGCCTAAATACATTAAAATTGGCATAGAAAAATTCTCCGTTTTAGGGTTTAATCTTTGGTCTCATTCATGTGGCataaaggcgattcgctcgcccccagtatCCCCGCCAATCcatccctaggtcaacacggaggaggtaaatcacgggtgactactagccattagtgaaAATGGCTAAGACATggaggaggttatgctcggtcacaccgagtttcgaccccaaaatCTCATGTGGCAATACCCTATGTCTTAACCATCGTACCATCCCATGCAAGGAGACTATCTTTGGTCTCATTCATGACGTTAGACTCGATAATATAATTACATAAAATCTTGAATTTAAATACAAAGGTCCAAAAAAATGAATCATTACATTCATTGATTGATGGGAATGGATCCCATTTATTAAATAAATGGAATCCATCCTCATCAACAAATCAACTTGTATGATCTATTCGGATTGTAAATTATGATCTAGAGTATTCTACTGAAATACAAACCAAAAATATCATATATTTtagaaaattgaaaaaaataaaaagcttAAAAATTATATCATACCAAATAGGAAATATAGatgttatttttaataaaatattaatttgtttCATGGGTTCGGACTTTTATACCGAAACATTTCACTACATCATGCTGAATAATTTATGCCAATTAGTGGATTAATCTTATCATCCTAACCAATGAGCATGCTGGTTAATGGCAATGCCCAATATCATTAGGCTCGCATATACATTACATCACTCACCCACGCAGATCCCAAGTTAAATTAATGAAAACAATGGGCTGATAAATTAAGGAAGCACACGTACACAAGTTTTTGGCTCAAACAAGATTCATCTTATAAGAATATGGATTCTCAAAAAGTTCATTGGTCAAAGCAAATCAtgtactattattattattattattattattattattattattaaatatcaTGAATGGTCAAGTCACTAGTCAACAAATTCATTGACATACGCACGTTTTGGAGACTgttgatgaagaagatgaagagtcgtAAGATGCActtaaagagagagagagagttagaTCGATTGAGGGATGGATCCCGAGGCCACTCTGGCCCTTTGAATTAGGATTTACTTGAGGTGATATGCAaaaagaagatgaagagtaaGGAGAAAACCTTATCTAGGATTTTAAGAATTGGGACTCCTTTGTCATTACTTTTGTGAGTGTCCATATGGTTGTTTGAAAATTATCTTCATGTCGGCCAAAATACCATCATTATAGGAGTCGGTGAGAGGACCATATCCAACTGTTGTTGGTTGCCTCCTCACTCATCTAGCGCCATGTGTCAGTAGGGGGCTTCTAGGAGACCAAATCTGATAACCTCGTAACTACTCCCCCATTCTTAGGATATCATGCATCCTGGAATATTTGTAGCCATTATCAACGAGTCTGTATAAGGTATATGTCTATCTTAAGGTGAAAAACGGTTATGTTGATATGGAGTGACCTTGAGAATAGACCAAGTCATGATCAAACACTGAGATTGAGAAGATGCCGATATTCGATGCTGAGAAAGGGAGTTGGTGACTAAGATCAAGATAAAGATGATGTCGGCGATTGAAACTAAGACTGAGAGATGATGTCAGGACTTAGTGTTAGGCCTAGGTAGATGTTGTTAGGATATGGAGCTAAGCTATAAATAATATTGACAACTGCGTCCGAGACAGAGTGATGCAGGCCCAACCCTTGATGACCACACGTATAGAATTTGAAAACCTACATTTATTTCTAGTGAAACTGTAATCGTCAAATTTTGGTCTTAAATTCtacaatttaaatatttttaagagtttttttttgttatttttagtaattttcatTTTTAGGGTATTTAAAGTAATTTTGGTATTTCTGGTATTTATAAGAGAGGATTTGTCTTGATCTGCATCCTGTTTTGCGTTAAAATTATTCAATTATTTACTTTCGTTTTCAGGTAAAAaatctattttctttctttacagAATTAGAATTAAGATCTGCGTAGGTTGTGATCAAGGGCGGAGCCAGGTACAACCCTACTTGGGCTGTACCACGGATGTCCGACGGCGGTGAGAAGAGAAAAACATCAATTTTACTATAAAAAAAGGGGAAAACGAAAGAGAAAGCGGAGGCTAGCCTGGGCGTCGGCATCGACGTCGGTGTGACCCACAACCAGGGTAGATCACCCGAGTTGGCTCCGCTATTGGTTATGGTCTATATAAGAGTAATGTTTAGATGTTGAGAAATTATccttttttcataataaaattcttaggctgcgtttggtagcctgtaatctaccttgtaatgtaatccagattacattacaaagttgattattttgtttagtttgatttaaaacttgtaatgtaatgtaatctggattacaaaaggtagtgaagatttgtaatctggattacaaagcaaatgctatgtaatccgattacattacgaggtcattgtTTCACCAAAGTTTAAATGCCGAATATACCCTTAGTCTGTTGTCGACCGCTGCCCGCCACCGGTCTTCGGCCGCCGGCCGTCGGCCGCCGGTCGCCGGCCGTCGGCCACCGGTCGCCGCCGCCGCTGGTCGTCGGTCGTATCCGGTCGCCGGCTGCCGCCCGTCGCCGGCCGCCGACAATCGGCCGCCATCGCCGCTGCCAATTGTCAGCCGTCGATCGCCGGCCGCCGATCGCCGTCCACCTCCGCCACCGTTGCCCGCCGTCGCCCGCTTGGCGTCGCCCATCGCCGCCGATTGGCAAAGATGGTGGCCTGCTGCGGCGACCGACGGTGGCGGCGGTAGCTGGTTGCCGATGGCTGCCGCAAACTCCGACAGAGGTGTGGCGACCGCCGATAGAGgtcacaggatatttttgtcattttataataatatgaattagattccttataaaaaataatggacaccaaacaaaagaatgtaatcacctttgtaatcaaagattacatacattacattaccaaacgtagtaatgtaatcaagattacattacattacattacaaatttgattacattacatgctagattacattacacccaaccaaacgtagccttaatGTGGTAAAATTCAGAGAACGACGTATTTCTTTTTGTTTTAGAAGGATACTTTTTTTGTTTTCtcctcaattttcttttcttgatAGTCCATAGGATAATCGCTATCCTACGTACCCGGCGTCACAAAGATAATGTCTACTATCGAAGCCGAGATTGAGAGAGAGTTAAAGTCAGTCATTGAGACTAGGATCGAAGCTTAGATCTGAAAGATGTAAATGGTTGAGACTGAGATAGAAATGAAGTTGAAGTCTAAGCTGAAGACTAAACTAGAGTGGACATCGGAATCAGTCAACTGAGACCAAGCTAGAAGGTGAGTTATGGTTGGGAGTTGAGATAAGAGTCATTGCAACTAAGTTGCACTTAACCAAACTTGAAAATCTAGGATAAGCATATTAGACCGGCTCAATCAGATTCGAGTCCCACCAAACAGAGTACAATTCTCTCCAAGTCATATTTAACCATTTTGACTTTGCCTTATAAAAGTGGAATTTATTAATCTTCTTTGAATACAGTTTTGTCTTTTATCACTTAGTGCAATTACACCTAATTATTCTtaagtttaatatatatattttttattttttaataaccaATATAATATTATCATTGTATGTGCGTGTCAACTGTCAACCTCGTACCTTGCCCTAACCTAGTTCGCCTCTTTGCGAACCTTAAGTCTACCAATAACATAGTTCGCTCATGGCCTCGCCCATTATACGTGACCTTGTTTAGCACTCATGACTTCTGCTCAATAAACTCAACATTGTTCACTATTTTGATGGTAAACAGTGATTCCTTCATATCAAGGTCTCCATTGATCCGTTCTCAtactaaaatgaaaaaaaaaataataaatcaagaatAACTATTAATCTTGAATAGTTAAATAATGTATGAAAAAGAATCGACACTCAACTATTAATCGAAATTTAACTCTCAAATCATAATACCATCATACACTTGTCAAATGTCTCTCCTAAGAGAACAACGAACTAAAAAAATCTCAAAACATATGCCGTCTatcttctcctctccttttcgTTTTGTGTGGAGAAATACAACCTTATCGAAATGAGttatagaagttttttttttcttcttttgacaaattttcattttatttcttgccAATTCAAATGTTGTTTGAAAGCTGTGTTCCAATAACTACACTTCACAAAGTCAACCAGCCTGCCCATCGGCCGCTTGACTTCGATTATGTCCTTCCCTCAGAGAATGTCAACCCCTCAACCTAAAATTTATCTAAATATCGATCGCATACCAAACTGCGAAGCATCAATTTGATTTGTCTCATTAATTCCTCAAGCAAAACAATCATTGACCTTCGTCTCATCCAAGAAATCCAAAACAATCACATGCAAATTTTCCAAACGCACGCCACTTGGAAGCATGAGGATCTACGAAGCAAAGTCAAAGTCCATCGTCTCGCTCTCTCTGTTGGGTTTGGCCTTGCTGATTAAAGCCCTCACTTTAGGCTTTAATGAGCTTGAACTAATCTCGTTACAACACATGTTTGCTTTGACGCCACCCTCTATAAAGCCCTGCAATAATCATCCATGGAATTAACTCGAACGCACTAGAGTTTTAGCAATTTAATTAGCTCCTAAACATCGATCATCATAGAGTGATGGAGTTTGATGCGAGAGCTGGTAATCATAGCTCTGATGTGGAGATGGAGTTGAGGAAAGGGCCGTGGACAGTGGAAGAAGATCTCTTGCTGGCGAACTACGTCTCTCTGCATGGCGAGGGCCGGTGGGATTCCGTAGCCAAATGCTCAGGTACGTTCTTATTTCGATCGTTTGCTTGATTTTCCATTGAGTTGCCTTCAGAAATCTTGGATAAAGATCGATGTGGAATAACAGGGCTGAGAAGGACCGGGAAGAGTTGCCGGCTCCGGTGGCTGAACTACCTCCGCCCGGACGTCCGCCGGGGGAACATCACGCCGGAGGAGCAGCTCCTCATTCTCGAGCTCCACTCTCGTTGGGGAAACCGGTGAGTCGTCGTCGTTGATGAGCGAAGAGAGGAGATATATTGCATGTGGTCGGTCGGTCGGTCCTAAATGGTTGAAACAACATGGCAGGTGGTCGAAGATAGCGCAGGTGTTGCCGGGAAGGACGGACAATGAGATCAAGAACTACTGGAGGACGCGAGTGCAGAAGCACGCGAGGCAGCTCCGGTGCGACGTCGACAGCAAGCAGTTCAGGGATATGGTCAGGTACATGTGGATGCCCCAGCTGGCTGAGAGGATTCTGGCCGCTTCCGGTGGCGGTGGCTCCTCGGCTCAACAGAGCGCGTGGCCGGCGGAGGAAGGCGCACGGTTAGCCATCCCGCTGCCGGAAACATCCGGCAACTCGAACACCGTCAATTTGTGTTCGGAGTCGTCGGATGCGGCTTCAGCGTCGGATTACTTCGCCGGCGGCGGCGATGCAGGGTGGTTTCAGGATACGGCAGCGGCTGAGTTGAGCGAGGGGTGGATGGAATCGCTGCGGAGTCCAGGAATTTGCGATAGCTTTTGGTTGCAGGATTTGGAGCAGAGTGGGTGGGACGAAAGCTTGTGGAATATGGAGGTGCTTTAGCAGACATGAAGAACAGAGTAAAAATCTctaaaaacgaaaaaaaaaaaaagaagcgaAGGGAATTTTAACTCTTTCCTGTAATCTTCTTCCGGATATCTCCGTTAACTAGTGCAGAAGGGACGTCAGATTCTTTAAGCAAAACAGTAGTTTTGATGTAAGAATTTATTGTAAGATTGATGAATCTAATTGGTAAAGAGCACAAATTAGATCAGGCATTTGTTTATTGATTGTGCGAGAGAATTATATGTGCTCC includes these proteins:
- the LOC122038175 gene encoding transcription factor MYB2-like translates to MEFDARAGNHSSDVEMELRKGPWTVEEDLLLANYVSLHGEGRWDSVAKCSGLRRTGKSCRLRWLNYLRPDVRRGNITPEEQLLILELHSRWGNRWSKIAQVLPGRTDNEIKNYWRTRVQKHARQLRCDVDSKQFRDMVRYMWMPQLAERILAASGGGGSSAQQSAWPAEEGARLAIPLPETSGNSNTVNLCSESSDAASASDYFAGGGDAGWFQDTAAAELSEGWMESLRSPGICDSFWLQDLEQSGWDESLWNMEVL